Below is a window of Haloterrigena alkaliphila DNA.
GCGACGTCGATTCAGTCCGAACTCGCTTCGACTTTGTCGCCCGCGTAGATCTCCTCGACGAGGTGTTCGTAGCGGTCTTCGATCTTCGAGCGCTTCTTCTTCATCGTCGGCGTCATGAGGTCGTTCTCCTCGGTGAAGCCCTCGGGGACCAGCCGGAACTCCTTGATCGTCTCGTAGGACTCGAAGCCCTCGTTGACCTCGTCGACGGTGGCTTCGACCTCCTCGAGGACCCACTCGTTTTCGACCAGTGACTCGATGTCGTCGGGCAGCGAGACGCCCTCGCGCTCGGCCCGGTCGGCGAGCCCCTCGACGTTCGGAACGAGCAGGGCGCCGACGAACTTCTCGCCGTCGCCGACGACCATCGCCTGCTCGACGACGTCGGTCGAGACGAAGGCGTCCTCGAGCGGGCCGGGCGCGACGTTCTTCCCCGTCGAGAGCACGATCAGTTGCTTCGTGCGCTCGCGGAACTCGAGGTAGCCGTCGGGCCGCTCGTGGACGATGTCGCCGGTGCGGAACCACCCATCTTCCGTGAAGGCGCGATCGGTCGCGCTGGGCTTCTCCCAGTACCCCTCGGTCACGTTGGGGCCCTTGAGCAGCAGTTCACCGACCTCGCCCTCGTCGTCGAAGTCCGCCTCGCGGACGACGGAACTGTCGAGTTTCGTCTCGACGCCCGTGAGCACGGGCCCGACGGTGTCGATGCGCGGATCGCTCGGCGGGTTCGTCGCGACGACCGGCGCGGCCTCGGTCATGCCGTATCCCTCGAGGATGGGCAGGCCCATCGTGTGGAAGAGTTCGCAGAGCTCCGGCGAGAGGCTCCCGCCGCCGCTGACCATGAACTCGATGTTCCCGCCGAGCTTCTCGCGGATCGTCGCGAAGACGAGTTCGTCCGCGTCCGCGAGTTCGGACTCGAGTTCCGCGTCGGGGTCGTCCGCCTCGTTGTACCGCCGGGCCACGTCGAAGGCCCACTCGAGGGCCTCCTTCCGGTCCTCGTCCTCGGCGGCGCTCTCGCGGATGCCGTCGTAGAGCTTCTCGTAGACCCGCGGGACGCTCGTCGTGCTGTCGGCCTCGACTACGGCGAGGTCCTCGGCGAACGTGTCGGGGCTCTCGGCGTAGGCGACGCAGGCGCCGGCCGCGAACCGCATGAAGTGCCCCGCCGTTCGCTCGAAGACGTGGGCCAACGGGAGGAAGGTGAGGGCGGTCGAGTCGGCCGTGACCGACGGGTCGTCCTCACCCTTGTCCGGTCGCGGGCCGTACCGCCGGTAGAGCTGGTTGACGTTCGACCGCAGGTTCCGGTGGGTCAGCGTCACGCCCTTGGGCTGCCCCGTCGTCCCGCTGGTGTAGATCAGGCTCGCCAGATCGTCGACGTCGCGGGCCTCGAGCCACGAGTCGTACGCCTCGCGGTCGAACGCCGCGGCGCCGCGCCGGTAGAGGTCGGCGAGCGTGAGGATATCGTCGCGGGCGGCGTGCTCGTCGCGCTCGAGTTCGTCGAAGACGACGACGAACTCGAGGTCGAGGTCGTCCTCGACCGTGAGGACCTTCTCGAGGAGGTTCTCGTTTTCGACGACGACGCCGGAGGCGCCGGGGTCGTCGAGCAGGTACCGGATCTGGTCCGGCGAGGAACTCTTGTAGACGGTGGTCACGACGCCACCGGCGGCGAGGATTCCGAAGTCAGAGAGCGCCCACTCCATGCGCGTGTCCGCGAACATCCCAACGCGCTCGCCGTCGGTGATCCCGAGGTCGCGGAAGCCGGCCGCGATTCGACGGACGAGGTGCCCCATCTCGTCGTAGGTGATCGACGCGAACTCCCCGTCCGGCGCGGGTTCGATTGGCGTCTCGGCTCCGTCGCCGGCCAGCGACCGGTCGTAGATGCCGCCCTTGTACTGCTGGGCTGCGGTGTCACCGTTTCGCTCGACGCTGCGCTCGAACATTTCGGCCAGCGTATCGAGTTCTATCGCCCGATGCTCGAACCGGGATTCGGCTTCGGACAAATTCATGAATAGTTGTTAGTTTTTATCGGATCAACTTAAAGGATGAGAATCCAGTTCGCGGACCGGCCCACGACTCGACGGAGCGCGCGGAACGGGCCACCTCGGCCGACGGGTCGCCCCGGTCGACGGTTCGAACGATCGGAGTGCGGACGATCGGAATACAACCTATTGGAGTGCGATTCGATTTGGGACCCTTTCGTTGCGCTTAAGTACCCGTCGCCGGTAGGTTCGGGTGCGATACGTGTAGGGGACGCGGTCCCCGAGTCCGGAAGGGCGACGATATGGACACGGTGTTGTGGTAGCCAAGCGGCCCAAGGCGCATGGTTGCTAACCATGTGGCGTCAAGCCTCCGGGGTTCAAATCCCCGCCACAACGTCGGATACGCTGGCGACTCCTCGTCAGTAGCATTCCCTGGCGTCAGTTCGCCAGTCGTTTGCACCGCGCGCACACCAGACACAGATACACGACACATGAGCGAGGAAGAACCTCAAGAACAACAGAACGACGAAGATCTCCGGTACTTCGTCCGCATCGGGCAGACGGACCTCGATGGGACGAAGTCCGTCGAGCGCTCGCTGTCGGAGATGAACGGGATCGGTCGACGGACCGCCCGACTCATCGCCGACGAAGCGGGCGTCGACCGAACCGCGACGTTCGGTCGACTCGACGACGACGTCATCGAGACGGTCGTCGAGGTCGTCGAGAACTACGCCGACGAAGTCCCCGACTGGCTCAACAACCGTCAGGACGACTTCTACAGCGGCGAAACGACCCACGAGATCGGCAACGATCTCCAGTTGACTCGACAGCACGACATCAACCGGATGAAGATGATCGACTCCTACAAGGGCGTCCGCCACAAGCGGGGCCAGAAGGTTCGCGGTCAGCGAACCAAGTCCACCGGCCGAACGGAGGGCACCATCGGAGTCAACGTCGAAGAGATCCGCGAAGAACAGGCCGAAGAGGCCGCCGCCGAAGAAGAGGACGAGGGTGAATAATGCCACTCGGCACTGACACCAAACAATACGAGACGCCGAACCACCCCTACCAGGGTGAGCGCATCGCGAGCGAACACTCGCTGGTCGACCGCTACGGACTTTCGAACAAGGAAGAGCTCTGGCGGGCCCAGTCCGAACTTCGCTCCTACCGGCGCGAGGCCCGCGAACTGCTCGGCCAGGCCCAGGGCGACGAGACCGTCCAGCGCCGCTCCGAGGAGTTCCTCGGACGGCTCAAGCGCGTCGGCATCCTCGACGAGACCGACGAACTCGGCGACATCCTGTCGCTCGAGATCGAGGACATCCTCGAGCGTCGGCTCCAGACGGTTGTCTACCGCAAGGGACTGGCCAACACGACCCCGCAGGCGCGCCAGTTCATCATCCACGGGCACATCGTGGTCGACGGCCAGCGCCACAGCGTGCCGTCGTACGTCGTCGACGTCGACGAGGAGGATCTCGTCGCGTTCGACGAGAACAGCCCACTCGCGGACGATCTCCACCCGGAACGAGCGGAGGGTCAATAACATGAGTCAGGACGACGACAAATGGGGCATCGCCCACGTACACGCATCGTTCAACAACACCGTCATGACCGTGACCGACCTCACGGGCGCGGAGACGATCGCCAAGTCCTCCGGCGGGACCGCGGTCAAGCAGAACCGCGACGAGGCGTCGCCGTACGCGGCCATGCAGATGGCCGAGTCCGTCGCCGAGGAGGTCAAAGCGGCCGGCATCACCGGACTCCACGTGCGAGTCCGTGGCCCCGGCGGTAACCTCCAGAAGTCCCCCGGTCCCGGCGCGCAGGCGACGATCCGCGCGCTCGCCCGTTCGGGCATCGAGATCGGGCGCATCGAGGACGTCACGCCGATCCCCCACGACGGATCGCGCGCACCCAAAGGCAAGGGCGGCTACTAGATCATGAGTGAGGAGTACGACGTCGAGTTCGTCGAACGCGGGGAACGCGAGGCGCGATTCCTCGTTCGGGGCGTCACCCCCGGATTCGCCAACGGCATCCGACGAGCGATGCTCGCCGACGTGCCGACGATGGCCATCGACACCGTCCGGTTCATCGAGAACTCGTCGGTCATGTTCGACGAGCAACTCGCCTTGCGACTCGGGCTCGTCCCGCTGACGACCCCGCCGGAGGGCGAGTTCGGCGAGGACGAAACCGTCACGCTCTCGATCGACGTCGAAGGACCGGCCACCGCCTACTCAGGCGACCTGGTCTCCGCGGACGACCTCGTCCAGCCCGCCGAGGACGACGTCCCGATCATCGACCTCAAGGACGATCAGCGCCTCGAGGCCGAGGCCGACGCCATCGTCGACCGCGGGAAGGACCACGCCAAACATCAGGGCGGCGTGGCCGTCGGCTACCGACACCTCCAGCGCGTGGAGGTCGTCGGCGACGTAGCCGAGTTCGAAGAGGAGGAGTCACAGATCGTTCGCGGCGTCGTCGAAGACGACGGCGAACTCGTTCCCACGAGCGAGTTCGACCACGACCTCTCGAACCGGTATCCGGGCAAGGAGGTCACCGTCGAGGACGTTTCCAACGCGTTCGTCTTCCACGTGGAGACGGACGGCTCCTTTAGCGTCGAAGAGCTGGTCACGCGGGCCGCCGATTCGATCGAGAGCCGCGCGACCGATCTCGAAGAAGCAGTACAGCTATAGACATGTCCCCACGCCCCACCCCTCGAGGCGAGACCGCGTTTGCCGGCGCCGTGAGCGACGAGACCGGCACGCACTCACCTGCTGGAATCGAAAGGGGTTTGAAGGGGCGACGGGTAAACGGGAGTGCGAGCAGGGATAGCCAAGTTAGGCCAACGGCGCAGCGTTCAGGGCGCTGTCTCGTAGGAGTCCGCAGGTTCAAATCCTGCTCCCTGCATCCACTTCTCGAACGCCGAACCGATCGTCGAAACGCCGACCGTTCGCGGCCGACGTTTCGACTCACCCGTTCGGCACACGAATTCGATTCCACGACCGGTGGGACAGTTCCTCGTCTCACCGATCTCACCGTATTTGGAGGAAACAATGAGTAGCAAAACCAATCCGAGGCTCACCGATCTCATCGCCGACTTGAAGTCGACGTCCCGAGAGACGGACGCCGACGTCTGGCGAGACGTCGCGGATCGACTCGAGAAGCCCCGGCGTACCCACGCTGAGGTAAACCTGGGCCGTATCGAGCGATACGCGCGCGAAGAAGAGACTGTCGTCGTCCCCGGCAAAGTGCTGGGCTCCGGCGCACTACAGAAAAACGTCACGGTCGCCGCCGTCAACTTCTCTTCGTCCGCAGAGACGAAGATCGAACAGGTCGGCGAACCGGTATCGCTCGAGCAAGCGCTCGAAGCAAACCCCGACGGATCCAACGTGCGGGTGATTCGATGAGTATCGCGGAATTCGACGCGGACGTCGTCGTCGACGCCCGCGACTGCATTCTCGGTCGCGTCGCCAGCGAAGTGTCCCAGCGCGCGCTCGACGGCGAGCGCGTCGCGATCGTCAACGCCGAGGACGCCGTCATCACCGGCGACAAGGAGGACATCTTCGACACCTACCGCACGCGACTCCAGCTGGGATCCGACAGCGGTCCGTACTACCCGAAGCGACCGGACACGATCTTCAAGCGCTCCGTTCGCGGGATGCTTCCCTACAAGAAGACCCGCGGTCGCGAGGCGCTGGACAACGTCCGCGTCTACGTCGGCAACCCCTACGCGGACGACGACGACCGCGAGGCGCAGATCCTCGAGGGGACGTCGCTGGATCGCCTGTCGAACATCCGCTTCGTCCACCTGGGCGAAGTCTCCGACCAACTCGGTGCTAACGTCACATGGTAACCAACACGAGCGGCAAGAAGAAGACGGCCGTCGCCCGCGCCACCGTCCGCGAGGGCGAGGGTCGCGTCCGAATCGACTCCAAGCCTGTCGAACTGGTCGAACCGGAGATGGCCCGGCTCAAGATGCTCGAGCCGTTCCGCATCGCCGGCGAGGACCTTCGCAGCGAGATGGACATCGACGTCCGCGTCGAGGGTGGCGGCATCAGCGGGCAGGCAGACGCCGTCCGCACCGCCATCGCCCGCGGCATCGTCCAGCACACCAACGACGCCGAACTCCGCGACGCCTACATGGAGTTCGACCGCTCGCTGCTGGTCAACGACGTTCGCCAGTCCGAACCGAAGAAGTGGGGCGGCCCGGGCGCTCGGGCGCGCTACCAGAAGTCCTACCGCTAAGGTGATTCAATCATGATGGTACCGGTCCGGTGTTTCACCTGTGGCAACGTCGTCGCCAAACACTGGGAGGAGTTCGACGAGCGAGCCAACGAGGGCGACGAGGACCCCCAAGAAGTCCTCGACGAACTCGGCGTCGAGCGCTACTGCTGTCGGCGCATGCTCGTCAGTCACACTGACCTCGTCGACATCGTCTCCCCGTACCAGTAACCATGGAACAACAACAGCACAACCGCTACGAGAAGGCACGCATCCTTGGCGCTCGAGCGTTGCAGGTCTCCTACGGCGCGCCGGTGTTGATCGAGACCGAGCAGACCCAACCGATCCTCGTCGCCGCGGAGGAGTACGACGCCGGCGTGCTGCCGTTTACCGTCAAGCGGGGGTACGACCGGAAATGACGCTCATCACCGACATCCGGCTGCGTCGGATCCTCGACTCGCGAGGGAATCCGACGGTCGAGGCCGATGTCGTGACCGAGAGCGGCGGCTTCGGCCGCGCCGCGGCACCCAGCGGGGCCAGCACCGGCGAGTACGAGGCCGTCGAACGACCGCCGAGCGAAGCGATCGCCGCGGCCCGGGAACGCGCCGTTCCACGGCTCGTCGGCGAAGTGTACGCGGGCAATCAGCGCGACGTTGACGCCGCGCTCCACGTCGCGGACGGCACCGACGACTTCTCGGAGATCGGCGCCAACAGCGCGGTCGCCATCTCGATGGCCGCCGCGAAGGCGGGTGCCGACGTGCTCGGCGCCCCGCTCTTCCAGCATCTGGGCGGCACGTTCCGGGGCGACAACTTCCCGATTCCGCTGGGTAACGTCGTCGGCGGCGGCGAACACGCCGCCGACGCGACGGACATCCAGGAGTTTCTGGCCGCACCCGTCGGCGCGCCCAGCGTCGAAGACGCCGTCTTCGCCAACGCCGCCGTTCACGAGGCCGTCGCCGACCTGCTCGAGGAGCGCGACCTCCCCTGCGGCAAGGGTGACGAGGGCGCGTGGGCGCCGTCGATCGACGACGGCGAGGCCTTCGAGATCGTCGACGAGGCGGTCTCGCGGGTCCGAGACGAGGTCGGCTTCGAGATCGCGTTCGGTCTCGACGTCGCCGGCGCCGAGCTGTACGACGCCGAGTCGGGAACGTACGAGTACAGCGACGCGAGCCGCGATACGGCCGAGCAGATCGAGTACATCGCGGACCTCGTTCGCGAGTACGACCTCGTCTACGTCGAGGATCCCCTCGACGAGGACGATTACGACGCCTTCGCCGACCTCACGGACGAAGTCGGCGATCAGACGCTGATCTGCGGTGACGACCTGTTCGTCACCAACACGGATCGGCTCGTCGAGGGCATCGATCGCGGCGCGGCCAACAGCATCCTGATCAAGCCGAACCAGATCGGGACGCTGACGGACGCGTTCGACGCGATCGAACTCGCGACGAAGAACGGCTACGACTCGGTCGTCTCCCACCGCTCGGGCGAGACCGAGGACGCGACGATCGCACACCTCGCCGTGGCGACCGACGCCCCGTACATCAAGACGGGCGCCGTCGGCGGCGAGCGAACCGCGAAGCTCAACGAGCTCATCAGAATCGCAGACGACGCGACATGACAGACGACAACGCATCCCAGGAAGGGCTCGACGCCGCCGAAGAAGAAATCGACGAGGAGCCAGCCGAAGGGGCTGGCCCCGCCGCCGAGGAGGACGTCGAGCCAGTAGACGAACAGCCCGCCGACGCCGAGGGAGAACCCGACGCCGAGGCAGAACCGGAACCCGAAGACGAGGGCCCGACGCTCGACGACGACGTCATGGGCGACGAGGAGGCCGACCTCCTCATCCCCGTCGAGGATTATCTGGGCGCCGGCGTCCACATCGGTACCCAGCAGAAGACCAATGATAT
It encodes the following:
- a CDS encoding AMP-dependent synthetase/ligase produces the protein MNLSEAESRFEHRAIELDTLAEMFERSVERNGDTAAQQYKGGIYDRSLAGDGAETPIEPAPDGEFASITYDEMGHLVRRIAAGFRDLGITDGERVGMFADTRMEWALSDFGILAAGGVVTTVYKSSSPDQIRYLLDDPGASGVVVENENLLEKVLTVEDDLDLEFVVVFDELERDEHAARDDILTLADLYRRGAAAFDREAYDSWLEARDVDDLASLIYTSGTTGQPKGVTLTHRNLRSNVNQLYRRYGPRPDKGEDDPSVTADSTALTFLPLAHVFERTAGHFMRFAAGACVAYAESPDTFAEDLAVVEADSTTSVPRVYEKLYDGIRESAAEDEDRKEALEWAFDVARRYNEADDPDAELESELADADELVFATIREKLGGNIEFMVSGGGSLSPELCELFHTMGLPILEGYGMTEAAPVVATNPPSDPRIDTVGPVLTGVETKLDSSVVREADFDDEGEVGELLLKGPNVTEGYWEKPSATDRAFTEDGWFRTGDIVHERPDGYLEFRERTKQLIVLSTGKNVAPGPLEDAFVSTDVVEQAMVVGDGEKFVGALLVPNVEGLADRAEREGVSLPDDIESLVENEWVLEEVEATVDEVNEGFESYETIKEFRLVPEGFTEENDLMTPTMKKKRSKIEDRYEHLVEEIYAGDKVEASSD
- a CDS encoding 30S ribosomal protein S13 is translated as MSEEEPQEQQNDEDLRYFVRIGQTDLDGTKSVERSLSEMNGIGRRTARLIADEAGVDRTATFGRLDDDVIETVVEVVENYADEVPDWLNNRQDDFYSGETTHEIGNDLQLTRQHDINRMKMIDSYKGVRHKRGQKVRGQRTKSTGRTEGTIGVNVEEIREEQAEEAAAEEEDEGE
- a CDS encoding 30S ribosomal protein S4 — translated: MPLGTDTKQYETPNHPYQGERIASEHSLVDRYGLSNKEELWRAQSELRSYRREARELLGQAQGDETVQRRSEEFLGRLKRVGILDETDELGDILSLEIEDILERRLQTVVYRKGLANTTPQARQFIIHGHIVVDGQRHSVPSYVVDVDEEDLVAFDENSPLADDLHPERAEGQ
- a CDS encoding 30S ribosomal protein S11 yields the protein MSQDDDKWGIAHVHASFNNTVMTVTDLTGAETIAKSSGGTAVKQNRDEASPYAAMQMAESVAEEVKAAGITGLHVRVRGPGGNLQKSPGPGAQATIRALARSGIEIGRIEDVTPIPHDGSRAPKGKGGY
- a CDS encoding DNA-directed RNA polymerase subunit D, which encodes MSEEYDVEFVERGEREARFLVRGVTPGFANGIRRAMLADVPTMAIDTVRFIENSSVMFDEQLALRLGLVPLTTPPEGEFGEDETVTLSIDVEGPATAYSGDLVSADDLVQPAEDDVPIIDLKDDQRLEAEADAIVDRGKDHAKHQGGVAVGYRHLQRVEVVGDVAEFEEEESQIVRGVVEDDGELVPTSEFDHDLSNRYPGKEVTVEDVSNAFVFHVETDGSFSVEELVTRAADSIESRATDLEEAVQL
- a CDS encoding 50S ribosomal protein L18e, which codes for MSSKTNPRLTDLIADLKSTSRETDADVWRDVADRLEKPRRTHAEVNLGRIERYAREEETVVVPGKVLGSGALQKNVTVAAVNFSSSAETKIEQVGEPVSLEQALEANPDGSNVRVIR
- a CDS encoding 50S ribosomal protein L13, with the protein product MSIAEFDADVVVDARDCILGRVASEVSQRALDGERVAIVNAEDAVITGDKEDIFDTYRTRLQLGSDSGPYYPKRPDTIFKRSVRGMLPYKKTRGREALDNVRVYVGNPYADDDDREAQILEGTSLDRLSNIRFVHLGEVSDQLGANVTW
- a CDS encoding 30S ribosomal protein S9 — protein: MVTNTSGKKKTAVARATVREGEGRVRIDSKPVELVEPEMARLKMLEPFRIAGEDLRSEMDIDVRVEGGGISGQADAVRTAIARGIVQHTNDAELRDAYMEFDRSLLVNDVRQSEPKKWGGPGARARYQKSYR
- a CDS encoding DNA-directed RNA polymerase subunit N: MMVPVRCFTCGNVVAKHWEEFDERANEGDEDPQEVLDELGVERYCCRRMLVSHTDLVDIVSPYQ
- a CDS encoding DNA-directed RNA polymerase subunit K; protein product: MEQQQHNRYEKARILGARALQVSYGAPVLIETEQTQPILVAAEEYDAGVLPFTVKRGYDRK
- the eno gene encoding phosphopyruvate hydratase, with the translated sequence MTLITDIRLRRILDSRGNPTVEADVVTESGGFGRAAAPSGASTGEYEAVERPPSEAIAAARERAVPRLVGEVYAGNQRDVDAALHVADGTDDFSEIGANSAVAISMAAAKAGADVLGAPLFQHLGGTFRGDNFPIPLGNVVGGGEHAADATDIQEFLAAPVGAPSVEDAVFANAAVHEAVADLLEERDLPCGKGDEGAWAPSIDDGEAFEIVDEAVSRVRDEVGFEIAFGLDVAGAELYDAESGTYEYSDASRDTAEQIEYIADLVREYDLVYVEDPLDEDDYDAFADLTDEVGDQTLICGDDLFVTNTDRLVEGIDRGAANSILIKPNQIGTLTDAFDAIELATKNGYDSVVSHRSGETEDATIAHLAVATDAPYIKTGAVGGERTAKLNELIRIADDAT